The segment tgaatgaaattgtcaatttaagatcgagtgaaaattgggaaaatggtaaattaccaaaatgtccctaAATCTTGATATTTTTGCAATTTCGCTAGGTAAATtcgtataacttgaattatattcttaaatgcttgaaatgtatgttattgatgtgaatatgatttgaaagttcattgtatgaaaatttatgaaacattgatatatttgataaaaatgggaagaaatcttggttgaatgaaaggaaatttcgatggatctctaagaaggaattgacggtaaaagggatctagcccggacgggtgatcctaccctgatatagccctcccaaagaatatgtgaaaaatggatttagctcagacgggtaatccaattaggtctcaatttagctttgggtgtaattcggatccaagctcattagagtaattatcgttgcaggggatttagcctggactggtaatcccactgtaaggatgaggttctcgggagtgtgctctctgatatgaaatgtgtaagaccatggttgaaagataccatggcaatctgatatgaaatgtgtaagaccatggttgaaagataccacggcaacgtgatatgaaatgaataagaccatggttgaaagataccatggcaacatgacgggaaatgaataagaccatggttgaaagataccatggcaacgtgatatgaaatgaataagaccatggttgaaagatatcatggcaacatgacagaaaatgagtaagactatagttgaaagacactatggcatcatgtcaaagataaataagaccgtggattggagacgcgatgacatctattgaacaattgatattcaggtaatatgcatcagatgacgaatggttatataaaatggttgtgtgaaatgtttacaagaactggtcatatggaaatatatgtacaaaatagttgtatgaaataattatgaagatagataaacaaaataagaataagtacatggaatataatttatgttaagtttgatataaattttacggaataaatatacataaaatatatggaaatgatggagcatgaaatattgatataatgaaatgattgatatatacttatgaagaaacggtaagagaatgatatgtttcatgacatgtacatatatgattatctttgatatgttgatacaaggaaattatgtaagtaaagacaattattaaactcaagtgtgacatgtcgagaaaataagtatatcaatgttgaatttatatgaaatatgtgcaagtatactaacaatgatgtggcttgacgcttagacaagggtcaagctattgattgaatggtaacatgtttaattataagaagcattgaaatggtaagtacttagatgaaaataaaattaaagattttGCAAAAAAATTTTTATGATCTCGATTTAATTCCgtttggtttttaatgtatgtttggggcttcgagggcctaataaagagacgttatgattattttaaaaatatgagtaataaataactcagaattatctgaaaatgttcagtaaactctggtaatgcctcgtacctattccggcaatggatacaggtaggggtgttacataatccctactataacaaaacttatatctcttttttacaattcaatcattctcccacttctaacttgaatttctatcattttatctATTTCTTCAATCtagttaatatttaaaaatttactaatctagttaacatctaaaaattcactaactttctaaatttcaacataattcaaaTAGGGTTTTATTCtaagattccaaaaacatcaaaattataagaaaatggactaaattgacttaccaaataagcttcaaacttcaaaaccgtaattttcattttcttttctttcctttctatTTTGTTTTCATTCTCTgttctttttttctatttttgttttttatttacttttaattattatattatataattattattattattatttacttgtaaacatatatttatactaCACATGTATGTATTATACTTTATACACATGTAATTAATTTTTACCACACATTTGTCACTTAaggtttatttttaatttagtccttcacattttctttaatctataattaaacttttacactatattcaatctagtcctttcactaaattagcttTAATTCAAGttaattcacttaaccaaagtcGAATTAACTACactactaacttcgtaaatatttattaaatatttacgaattcattttgCAGAAATGATGAcccaaaatttaatttttcaataccCGTAAATTTTGGTTCGTTACATTTATGGTATACatcaattcaattatatattaatagcTACActgtatttttatataaatacatCTAAGTTTTATAATGAATCTAATCATATCACATGAAATATGTTGAAGCGTCAATCATGGTACCATAGTTGATGTTTAAAGGAATGCTTAGATTTAAAGAATTAGGTTAGGATCACAtggaaaaataataagaaaaatgttTAATATAATATTCGGTActtgaaattgatttttttaaaatttaatacctAAACTTTTTTATCTAATTTGGTATCCAAACTTGACACTTTTTTCTAATTTAGTACCTAAACTCGACACTTTTCTTAAGTTGGTATTTAATCTTTTTGGGAGTTCAATTTGGTAACTGAACTTGActatttttcttaatttggtacctaatCCATTTTTGTTCAATTTGGTACTTGTCAAATGTTTTACAAATTACTCCAATATACTACAGATTTTTTTATGAGGTAGCAAAAATAATCAATGTAAGACCGACATGTGACAGGTGATAtgatattttttttgtattttatatgttcaattatttttaattttaattaattaattattcagtTAATTGAAgataatgatttttttaatttgagatttttaaatttttttcttatttaatattaatttgttaagcataactcaatacctattttttaacattaattttcTCTAACACtgataatatttttataacataaaaaaaattaacaccATTAGTATTTATGTAATTTGTataacattttaataaatttaggtaccaaattgaacctaaaaagtttaagtaccaaattaaaaaagtgtcaaattcaaatatcaaattgagctaaaaaaatttaaataccaaattaagaaaaatattaaaatcaaatttaaatactaaatactataTTAAGCCTAACAACACAAATAAAAGAAAACGATAGTCCCAGGTAAAGGAAACAAGGTTAAACGGCACCATCATCAATCAATGAACtccactaataataaaatagcctAATTATTACCACCCAAAATCTATTTTTTAACACTTGTAATGAAATAATTATagacatatttaaaatttaatcaacatattttaaatatattctaAGTTAAATCCAAATAATATTTAACATCCAAGTTGAAAACTAGGTTAATGGAAGGGTATTATTGATATAATACTGataaaatgaaaacttatttgaaaaatatattgaaaattcaattacatcattttaaAGTTGAGGAATTAATTTAGAATTTGAATTATATTTAGAGGGTGTATAATGTAATTAACCAAAACAAAAACTTCCGGAAAAGGAAGCGCCAAGCTGGAAGGCTCATGAATTTCTCGATGGAACCGCATTGCACCGGAACAAAACCCACTTTACATCCGGCTCCGTGCTGAAAGCCAAAAGAACAGATGCAGTTTCATAGCGCCACGTCATATATTTTTTGCACtatgaaaacaaaacaaaataaacaaagaaaggccaattgcCCGGTTGTTATTCCTACGAACTTTCAAAAAATTTAGGGATCAATCAACCTAAATTCTCTCAGTATCCATTTTTTGGTGTTTcggagaaaaagagaaaaaatcaaATTACAAAATGAATATCTTCAGGTTTGCAGGTGATATGACTCATTTGATCAGCATCTTAGTGCTGCTCCTCAAAATCTACGCTACCAAATCTTGCTCAGGTAACTTTTCCGCTATTTCCATTTCCGTTTGGTTCTCGAGAAAccgctaaaatgtaattttggcTTAACTTTGAAGTGTTCGAGTATTTTTTAACCGTAATTTTAGTTTGTTTTTCTCCTCCTGTGATCTCTCATTTTATTCGCTAACAAAGGGAAAATTACGTCATTTTTATTCTTACTTTTTGCCATTTGGTTGCTTAGTAActgaatttattgagtttttgTCTACTACTTCGATCTGTCCTCGTTTCTTTACTAATGTATTGAAAATTGTTAAAGGTGCAGAGCttcatcttttctttattttgctatttgaattTGCTTGTTTATTTTTAGGTATTTCGCTGAAGACGCAGGAGCTATATGCGCTAGTATTTTTGACCCGCTACTTGGATCTATTCACGGATTTTATATCTGTGTACAACACCATCATGAAGCTGGTCTTTATTGCCAGCTCTCTCGCCATTGTTTGGTGTATGAGAATGCACCGAGTCGTGAGGCGTTCCTATGACAAGGACCTCGATACATTTCGTCATTATTTCCTCATTTTGGCTAGCCTCATTTTGGCGCTTTTGGTACACGAGAAGTTCACCTTTCAGGAGGTGATTTCATTGAATTTTTAGTGCTTTAGAAAGCTTGATTTTATGAATGTGAATATTGATAATTCGGTACTGCTTTATACTACTACTCAGTAGTGCTACCTTTTAGAGCTAGTTCCAGACTGGGTAACTTCTCAAGTTCTAATTATACAAGCTGAAAGCAAAGCAAACGACCTGGAGTACTCAGATAAAATCatgatatattttttctttttgcatTCTGCTGATTCTGGATCTCCTTATTTGCTATGATAATAAAATGAGCATTTTTGGTTTGATCAACAATGTTTGGTTGTGGTATGAAACATATATTACCTGCGTTGGTGTCAATTTGTGAACTAGCTTGGTCTTCCTCTCTGTTTTTCTCACCTgttgaattatttatttatacaGCTTGACTATCATCTTTTTCCTGTCATAGTGTCATCGGTGAAAACAGTGCTGTCTGTTGATACTTAATATAAGTATTTCCTTTTTGGAAGTTCTTCAGAACTGAGTAGAACTATCACCCTTACTGTGGACAAGAACCCATTCAAATTAGTAACTTCATTGGATTCATCTCCTGTGGCCTTTGTCTTATTATTCCTTTTATTGTTTACAGTATAAGGAAGCGTTTTAATGGTTTTCTTTTGCTTTATCTTGTAATTGCATAATTTCTCTCTCTAAATTTTAGTAGTTGTACTTCAAAAGCCTGCATTAGTTCTATTCACATATACGTCCTCTCATCTTTTGCCTGTAATTTCTCTCTCAGTTTGTTTATCTCTAGCTTCTTAGTCTAATTACACACTGAGATATTTACTGGATTCtctatccaaaaaaaaaaaaagagaaaaagaatcaCTCATTTTCTAAACATATGAAAGGTTTCCCCTTTTTGATGGTGGTTCAATTTGTTATTTCATATTGTTAGCCAATTTCTCTGTTCCCTGTGGGTTCATAACTGCAATCTGATTTGATAATAAGTTTTATTCATTGCAGATCTTTTGGGCATTTTCAATCTACTTGGAAGCTCTTGCCATTCTTCCCCAGTTAGTTTTGCTACAACGAAGTGGGAATGTGGATAATTTAACTGGGCAATATGTCTTCTTTTTAGGGTACGCTTAGTTTGCATTCATACACAATTAGTAGAACACATATCTGATGTAACTAAAGCCTCTTGAACATAAAACAGTATGACAAAAACATATACAAAGAACCCCAATAATCAAATTAAAGTCTTCCACCTTAGTAACAGAACACGAGGGACCAAATTAGCACATCAATAAGCAAAAGCAATATGAACTAGCTAACTGAGACACCACCTAGCCACAACTCCTCTTTTTTGACCTGTCTATGCCAAAGCATCATCCATCCCTTTGGCTTCTCCATATACCTGTAACAGCGTGACATCTTTAATCTTTCTCCAAAGACCATCAATGTTAGGAAAAAGATAGTCCAGAACTTCCCTGGTCGAGCCTCCTCCTTAAGTGCACTCTTCCCTCTAGATCTCCACTTCTCAATTTCAGAGGTTCACATATAATGCCTTAACCATTGCTTCAAGTGAGTGAAAATAACTACTTATTTTTCCTAGGCAATGTTATGGAGGCATCAACCAAGTTAGATGATGAAATCAAGCAATCTCCTATCTTTCTTTTACACCTCTGAATTAACAAATGCAAGAATATGTGCTCAGTGTGAAAATGATATCATTTATCATTTGTCATTTTACTTTCACACAATCCAATGCCTGCTGCATCACCAGCAGTGCTAATAAATTGACACTGATCTCCTTCTTTAGACCTGATTACTTATATAATTGGTTTTTGTGTTGCTGAGCCAGCAAATTTCCAGGTTGGAGGTGTAGCGTAGTTTGAAGTAGTtacctttgatttttttttttttaaatttcttaaagcatattttgacatgcaaatatTATGTTCTGGGCTTTTCAGTCATATCATATGAATGGCTAGTACTTTTCCAGTTTTCCCCTTTCGAATCTTCATCAGTAGAGTAGAAAGTACATGTAAATCTTCTTTCTGATTCATGCTGATTGATTAATGGATGTGAGAGAAATGATTAGAAGTTCTACAATGAAAACTTTCTTATATCTACAGCCATATTATCTACTGTAAGGGTTCTTCTCGAATTCAGAACTAGATGATTCTTCCTGGCATGTTGTATTTTTATAGCCAGTCTGATTCTCAGAAACTTAAAACATAGGAATCATAATGAAGATCGGTCATTTGTTTTCATGGCATTTGGTGAGGACTTTTAGAACTAATGCAAGTGATACTTTCCGTATTTGCAAGTGTGTTCCTTAACCTTTGGTCCTGCATCATATTAGACAAGAAATAGAGTTCATGCATATGCACAGATGTGTCCAAGTTTAAATTTGCTCAAGCTTATATTCCATTTCGCTTCTACTTGAGTGATATGTATGTGCATGTACAACCGTTGGATTAGTAATGGATTATGCTTGGACATTCTCAAGGTTGCAGATTGTTTTTGTTCAACCTCTTAATGTCTTAAAATTTGACAATACAAATTTGTGACATTCTATCAGATATCTATGAGGCATATTGATCAAATAAACTTGAATCTGCAGGGCTTATCGTGCTTTCTACATTCTTAACTGGATCTATCGCTATTTTACAGAGCAACATTTTAGTCGATGGATAGGTGAGAGGCGAAGAGCAGTGCTACTTGTGGTATTTGCTTATTTGTAACATTGATATTCTAATTTGTGTTAATATTTTGTTGGTTTTAAGCTTGCGTCTCCGGTATCGTCCAGACAGCGCTATATGCAGATTTCTTCTACTATTATTTCATCAGGTAAACGAATAGCacatttttaaaagataatttatgCTCACATTGTTAGCATGTGAAAGAAATTGTCTTgtttcctttttaattttttttttcggcAGTTGGAAAAACAATGCAAAACTGCAGCTACCAGCTTGAATCGAGCCAAGGCGTTTTTTTCCTTTAGCAAGGCTACTGTTTCAAGGCATTGGATGCAGTTCCGTTATTAAGAAGAGTCCGTGTCTGGTGTTATTAATACTTGGGATACATGAACATTATTATATAGTTCTGAGTTCTGACTTTCTCACCTTGATTAGACAAGTAGCAGACCACAGTTATGACAGTTTCATCAGCTTTTCCCATTATTTTTGACATTGTAAAGATATACTCTCGCGTTTTGGGAAAATAGAAAAACGGAGCCAACGTTGACCGTATTTCGGAGTTGTAAAAGTCAAATTACGAAGCGTTCGTCTATAAGTTTTCGCTGCCTGATTGTTAGAACTCCTTTAGCTAATCTTCAAAAACCCGTCTCTACAAATAGCATCTCTGATTTGCTTGGGCCAACAGATTCTTAGTAAattaatgaaattgaattaattatgaGAGCAGTGCACGCAATAATAAGGAAAC is part of the Gossypium arboreum isolate Shixiya-1 chromosome 5, ASM2569848v2, whole genome shotgun sequence genome and harbors:
- the LOC108451782 gene encoding ER lumen protein-retaining receptor A, translating into MNIFRFAGDMTHLISILVLLLKIYATKSCSGISLKTQELYALVFLTRYLDLFTDFISVYNTIMKLVFIASSLAIVWCMRMHRVVRRSYDKDLDTFRHYFLILASLILALLVHEKFTFQEIFWAFSIYLEALAILPQLVLLQRSGNVDNLTGQYVFFLGAYRAFYILNWIYRYFTEQHFSRWIACVSGIVQTALYADFFYYYFISWKNNAKLQLPA